A window of Bacillus sp. 2205SS5-2 genomic DNA:
AGAAAGGAGGAAGGTAAAGTTGATTCTAATGATCGATAACTATGACTCTTTTACATATAATCTTGTTCAATATTTAGGCGAATTAGGCGAAGAAATTGTTATTAAACGAAACGATGATATTACTATTCAAGAAATTCGCAAATTGAAGCCTGATTTTTTAATGATTTCCCCAGGCCCCTGTACTCCGAACGAGGCGGGAATTAGTCTTGAAGCAATTCGAGAATTTGCAGGAGAAATTCCTTTGTTTGGCGTTTGTTTAGGACATCAATCAATTGCTCAAGTGTTTGGGGGGGATGTTGTCAAAGCTGAACGACTGATGCATGGAAAACTATCGAAAATCTTTCATCATCACCAAGGAGTTTTTCGACAGCTAGAAACGCCATTAGAGGCCACGAGATATCATTCTTTAATTGTGAAGAAAGAAACACTTCCTACTTGTTTAGAGATTACTGCGTGGACAGAAGAGGGAGAAATTATGGGTATCAAACATAGAGAACTACCCGTAGAGGGAGTGCAATTTCATCCGGAATCCATAATGACGCAATCTGGCAAAGACCTGTTAAAGAACTTTTTAAGACAAAATGAATCCT
This region includes:
- the pabA gene encoding aminodeoxychorismate/anthranilate synthase component II codes for the protein MILMIDNYDSFTYNLVQYLGELGEEIVIKRNDDITIQEIRKLKPDFLMISPGPCTPNEAGISLEAIREFAGEIPLFGVCLGHQSIAQVFGGDVVKAERLMHGKLSKIFHHHQGVFRQLETPLEATRYHSLIVKKETLPTCLEITAWTEEGEIMGIKHRELPVEGVQFHPESIMTQSGKDLLKNFLRQNESYVKHQAMTRG